The window TATCCTACCGGATACAAGGTGAACTGGCAGTTTTTAACGCCAAGGTAAACCTGGAGGAGATTGTGGGTAAAAAATTGGAAGATATTAAATAATGGAATTAAAAGATTTTTTTAAGCTTTTAAAAAAATATAGAAATATACTGGTTATTATACCCCTGGTTATAGTAATCATCTCCTATTTCCTGGTGCGCAACCTGGCGGACGAATATGTGTCCAGCGCGAAAATAGCCACCGGGATCGTCGATCAAACCCGCCAATTACCCGGCCTGGCCAGCGCCCTGCAGGAAAGTAAGGTTTTTGCCCAGTTTAGCAACATCATGGAGGTAATGCAGCTTAAAAAGATGATCGATATGGTATCATACCAGCTCATCATTCATGATTTAAGTAGTAATGACCCATTCCACAAGTTGGATAAAAAATTTGCAGAGATGACCCCGGCCGATAAGGCCAAAGCGCTTAAAGTATTCAGATCTAAATTACAGCGGCTGGAACCGCTTTCGTTGTATGACCCTTACGAGGAATGGTTGAACAAGTTGCTGATCTCTATGCATTATGATGAGCGCTCCATCCGTAAAGCGATAAGCGTAAGGCACGACGACTCCAGCGATTTTATCACCGTAGTAGGATCATCAGATAAACCCCAATTATCGGCATTTATGGTAAATACCCTATGCCAGGGCTTTATTTCATACCATACTAATATTGTACAGCAAAATGAAACCCAGGCGGTTGAATACCTGTCAAACCTGCTTACTGAAAAGAAAAGATCGCTGGATTCGGCAACCAATACGCTGCAACAATATAAAATAGCCCATAATGTGCTTGATTTGCAGGAGCAGGCCAAATCTGCCAATGCACAGATAGCTGCTAACGAGGATAAAATTTTACAGGCTCAGAAAGATGTTGCCTCAAACCAGGGTGCTCTGGATAACATCGACAAAAAGTTTGACCCTGCCGACCGCAAATATGTAGACCAAAGCGCTACTAAATTAAACCTGGCAGTGACTACTACTATGGAGCAGATGCACCAAGCCGACGATCGCTATATCCGCAGTAATTTTGACCCTAAATTAAAAGTCAAAGTTGATTCATTACAGGCGCGCGTAACTGAACAGCTAAACCAGGCGACCGACAAATACATCTCTAACCCATTGTTAGCCAAAGAGGATCTGTTAAAACAAAAACTGGCCTTAGAAGTAGCCCGCGACTTAGCCGCTCATAGCATACAAGCTATGAACCGCCAGCAGGAGAATTTGAATAACAGCCTGAAAAGATTAGTACCCCTTAGTGCAACCATTGGCACTTACGAGTTTGCCATTGAGGTTGCCACAAAAGAATACCAGGAAGTATTGAACCGGTACAACCAGGCTAATTTGCAGGAAAAAACAAATCCTAAATTACTGATGGTGGAATATGCTGTACCCGATATTGCGCAGCCATCTAAAAAAATGCTGTTGGTGATTATAAGCGGGGTGGGCAGTTTTATAATTTGCATGGTAGCCATGTTTGTTTTGTTTTATCTGGATGATACGATAAAAACGCCATTGCAATTGGTTAATAAAACAAACCTGCCTGTGCTGGGATACCTTAACCTTATCAGCGGTTCATCTATCGATTTGCGTAAGCTTTGGGATATTGAACACAGGGATAAAATGCAGCAGTTTAAAGACCTGCTAAGGGCTATACGTTTTGAAATAGACCAGGAGATGGATGGCGAAAAAGTATTGGCTATTACCAGTATGAAAGCCGGCGAAGGCAAAACCCTGCTGGCTATTAGCCTGGCCTACTCGTACAGTATGATCAATAAAAAAGTTTTATTGATTGATGGTAACTTTGATAACCCTACCATAAGTAAAACGGTTAACCCGCGTATTTTTTTGGAGGATGTATTTAAAAATGCAGACACAAATAACGAGCAGCTTAGCAATACCAGTGGTGTTTTAGGTAACCATGGTAATGATGTTACCCTGCTGGAAATTAGCGACGAGAAATTTATCCACGAAAAGTTTAACGAGCTGAAGCGCGTTTATGATGTGATTATTATTGAGGCCCCATCGTTGGATACCATGAATAAATCGAAAGAGTGGTTATTGTTTGCAAATAAGTTTATTGCTGTTTACGAGGCGGGGAAAGAGATTGCTAATGGTAAAAAACAGTTAGTTAAATATTTGCAAAACGCAGGCGATAAGTTTGGTGGCTGGGTGCTTAACAAATCCCTGGTAGCGCCTAAAAAAAGGTAAGCATACCTAATTATTTGCAGCATGGGTATTAATATTATATACATCATATGGATTATCGTTCAGGTTGTTTTGGGCTTCAACCTGATTTTTCCCATAGTGCTTTACTTGTTTTACAGTTTAGGTAAAAAAGATACAATTGGTGATAACCCTGCATTGCCCGGTGTTGAGAATGATTATGCCATTATTGTAACCGCTTACGAGCAAACTGATACCATTAAAGCGGTAGTTGAATCCATTCTTACCCTGAAATACAGTAATTATATAGTTTACATTGTTGCCGATAAGTGCGATGTAAGCAATTTAATATTTGAAGATAAGCGCGTGGTAGTATTGCGCCCCGAACAAACACTCTCCAGCAATACACGTTCGCATTTTTACGCCATTAACCGGTTTGTACGCGCGCATACCTATTTAACTATTATAGATAGCGATAACCTGGTACACCCGGATTACCTTATCCAGCTTGATAAATATTTTAACGCCGGATTTAAAGCTGTACAGGGTATCCGCGAAGCGAAAAACCTAGATACTACTTATGCCTGTTTAGATGGCGCCCGCGATATTTATTATCATTTTTATGATGGTAAGGTGCTGTTTGGCATAGGTTCATCGGCAACCCTATCCGGTTCGGGTATGGCGTTTACTACGGCCCTGTATCGCGAAAGCCTGGAGCATTTAGATGTTACCGGAGCAGGTTTTGACAAGGTGCTGCAATCGGCTATTATTGGTAAGA of the Mucilaginibacter boryungensis genome contains:
- a CDS encoding exopolysaccharide transport family protein; amino-acid sequence: MELKDFFKLLKKYRNILVIIPLVIVIISYFLVRNLADEYVSSAKIATGIVDQTRQLPGLASALQESKVFAQFSNIMEVMQLKKMIDMVSYQLIIHDLSSNDPFHKLDKKFAEMTPADKAKALKVFRSKLQRLEPLSLYDPYEEWLNKLLISMHYDERSIRKAISVRHDDSSDFITVVGSSDKPQLSAFMVNTLCQGFISYHTNIVQQNETQAVEYLSNLLTEKKRSLDSATNTLQQYKIAHNVLDLQEQAKSANAQIAANEDKILQAQKDVASNQGALDNIDKKFDPADRKYVDQSATKLNLAVTTTMEQMHQADDRYIRSNFDPKLKVKVDSLQARVTEQLNQATDKYISNPLLAKEDLLKQKLALEVARDLAAHSIQAMNRQQENLNNSLKRLVPLSATIGTYEFAIEVATKEYQEVLNRYNQANLQEKTNPKLLMVEYAVPDIAQPSKKMLLVIISGVGSFIICMVAMFVLFYLDDTIKTPLQLVNKTNLPVLGYLNLISGSSIDLRKLWDIEHRDKMQQFKDLLRAIRFEIDQEMDGEKVLAITSMKAGEGKTLLAISLAYSYSMINKKVLLIDGNFDNPTISKTVNPRIFLEDVFKNADTNNEQLSNTSGVLGNHGNDVTLLEISDEKFIHEKFNELKRVYDVIIIEAPSLDTMNKSKEWLLFANKFIAVYEAGKEIANGKKQLVKYLQNAGDKFGGWVLNKSLVAPKKR
- a CDS encoding glycosyltransferase — protein: MGINIIYIIWIIVQVVLGFNLIFPIVLYLFYSLGKKDTIGDNPALPGVENDYAIIVTAYEQTDTIKAVVESILTLKYSNYIVYIVADKCDVSNLIFEDKRVVVLRPEQTLSSNTRSHFYAINRFVRAHTYLTIIDSDNLVHPDYLIQLDKYFNAGFKAVQGIREAKNLDTTYACLDGARDIYYHFYDGKVLFGIGSSATLSGSGMAFTTALYRESLEHLDVTGAGFDKVLQSAIIGKNERIAFTDKAIVYDEKTSQSDQLVNQRARWINTWFKYFKLGFKLIGAGIKNFSKNQFVFGLVLLRPPLFIFLILSMFCLFINFWISITAVVVWAISFFLFVAGFLLALRRSHTDVRIYKSLRNIPIFMFYQLVSLYNSRRANKRSVATRHFHEKSINDLMKKDED